In a genomic window of Polyodon spathula isolate WHYD16114869_AA chromosome 21, ASM1765450v1, whole genome shotgun sequence:
- the LOC121296099 gene encoding gamma-aminobutyric acid receptor-associated protein-like 1, with protein MKFLYKEDHPFEYRKREGEKIRKKYPDRVPVIVEKAPKARVPNLDKRKYLVPSELTVGQFYFLIRKRIHLRPEDALFFFINNTIPPTSTTMGLLYQENHEDDFFLYVAYSDESVYGLREGERRGGERWGEEDEG; from the exons ATGAAGTTTCTATACAAAGAAGACCATCCATTTGAATACAGGAAACGAGAAGGCGAAAAAATTCGTAAGAAGTATCCAGACAGAGTGCca GTGATTGTGGAAAAAGCGCCAAAAGCCAGAGTTCCGAATCTAGACAAAAGAAAGTACCTAGTGCCATCGGAGCTCACAG TGGGTCAGTTCTATTTCCTCATTCGGAAGAGGATTCACCTACGTCCTGAAGATGCTCTCTTCTTCTTCATCAACAACACCATCCCCCCGACCAGCACGACCATGGGCCTTCTGTACCAG GAAAATCATGAAGATGATTTTTTCCTCTATGTAGCGTACAGTGATGAGAGTGTGTATGgactgagagagggagagagaagaggaggggagAGATGGGGAGAAGAGGATGAGGGGTGA